One window of the Natrinema sp. CBA1119 genome contains the following:
- a CDS encoding universal stress protein translates to MHYLAGTDSVHTTAAICDYLDERATGDDTVTAIAVVPADDPTARRDGDEALNVAPVRLATVGDVATERRSGPPADTLAEAAREYDVDEIVIGAHGGDPDATRELGSTARRLLEGATRPVVVVPIPEL, encoded by the coding sequence ATGCACTATCTCGCGGGAACCGACTCCGTCCACACGACGGCGGCGATCTGTGACTATCTCGACGAGCGAGCGACGGGCGACGACACCGTGACCGCGATCGCGGTCGTTCCGGCCGACGATCCAACGGCGCGCCGCGACGGCGACGAAGCGCTGAACGTGGCTCCCGTTCGACTCGCTACCGTCGGCGACGTCGCGACCGAGCGCCGCTCCGGTCCCCCCGCGGACACGCTCGCCGAGGCAGCGAGGGAGTACGACGTCGACGAAATCGTCATCGGCGCACACGGCGGCGATCCCGATGCGACGCGCGAACTCGGTTCGACCGCGCGACGGCTCCTCGAGGGCGCGACCCGGCCGGTCGTCGTCGTTCCGATCCCCGAACTCTGA
- a CDS encoding DegT/DnrJ/EryC1/StrS aminotransferase family protein, with amino-acid sequence MSDSIPLFEIPWGQRDVANAVDSITRGSHWANGPYVEVFEAGLEEYLGVEHAVTVSSGTTALVAALTAHGVGEGDEVIVPSFTFIATANAVRRVGARPVFADIQRAAYGLDPDAVADAMSDETAAIVPVHPYGAACEIDALTELAADADIPLIEDAAEAFGADYEGKLLGTFGESAALSFCQNKILPTGEGGAVVTDDNGIARRVKRYRSHGRASDEYFQSADSGEYVGVGTNVRMSDLVASIGCAQLEKVEANIAGRRRAAEQLSAGLADVPGIEPHAAAGRGRHVYQLYTVTLEADIDRSVVIDTLTEREIASKVYWEPAAHQTEAYSEENGESASLPVTEDVAGRVLSLPIHPELRSAEVDRIVAGVSAGIERGRSTAPRLEARDARPK; translated from the coding sequence ATGAGCGATTCGATACCGTTATTCGAAATTCCGTGGGGCCAGCGGGACGTGGCCAACGCCGTCGATTCGATCACTCGAGGGAGCCACTGGGCGAACGGGCCGTACGTCGAGGTGTTCGAAGCGGGCCTCGAGGAGTATCTCGGCGTCGAACACGCGGTGACGGTCAGTTCGGGAACGACTGCACTGGTTGCCGCGCTGACCGCTCACGGCGTCGGTGAGGGCGACGAGGTGATCGTCCCCTCGTTTACGTTCATCGCGACGGCGAACGCCGTACGACGGGTCGGTGCGCGCCCGGTGTTCGCGGACATCCAGCGCGCTGCCTACGGGCTCGACCCGGACGCCGTCGCCGACGCGATGTCCGACGAGACGGCCGCGATCGTTCCCGTCCACCCCTACGGTGCCGCCTGCGAGATCGACGCACTCACCGAGTTGGCCGCCGACGCCGATATCCCGCTGATCGAGGACGCGGCCGAGGCGTTCGGGGCCGATTACGAGGGGAAACTCCTGGGGACGTTCGGGGAATCCGCAGCGTTGAGCTTCTGCCAGAACAAGATCCTTCCGACGGGCGAGGGTGGTGCTGTCGTCACCGACGACAATGGGATCGCCCGTCGGGTCAAACGGTATCGATCCCACGGTCGTGCGTCGGACGAGTACTTCCAGTCGGCCGACAGCGGCGAGTACGTCGGCGTCGGGACGAACGTCCGGATGTCCGATCTCGTCGCGAGCATCGGGTGCGCCCAACTCGAGAAGGTGGAGGCTAACATCGCCGGCCGGCGACGCGCGGCCGAACAGTTGTCGGCGGGACTCGCCGACGTTCCCGGTATCGAACCGCACGCGGCCGCCGGTCGCGGCCGGCACGTCTATCAGCTGTATACGGTCACGCTCGAGGCGGATATCGATCGATCGGTCGTTATCGACACCCTGACCGAGCGAGAGATCGCGTCGAAAGTCTACTGGGAACCCGCCGCCCACCAGACGGAGGCCTACAGCGAGGAGAACGGCGAGTCGGCGTCGCTGCCGGTTACCGAGGACGTGGCCGGTCGCGTGCTTTCCCTCCCGATTCATCCCGAGTTGCGCTCCGCGGAGGTCGATCGGATCGTCGCCGGCGTCAGCGCGGGCATCGAACGCGGACGGTCTACTGCGCCGCGTCTCGAGGCTCGAGACGCCCGGCCGAAGTGA
- a CDS encoding site-specific integrase: MTEVAVTDAVDAYLQRKAVGDPDGSGAGAYASNAESILRRWADWLERDHGLTSLFALEVEHMRAYAEELRRKTGRGEYTASTAGTYYAVVRAFLSWCVRGGILADNPAATDRAEAALPTADERPTSDFWTARQRRDLECYVRERALDTGQSMRERRSRLREYAMVAVLAHSTVRGAELFRVPDDDRRAGATWDDVDFYTGTIRVLGKSQRLEDVPLPARARTPLRRYRVVLDPPSNDWPLFPTAHAPSIAGRVRSVLRDRGYDEETIESLLEDATATELARERSIAPPAITTEGARSVLRRLCEGAGIDVDGDYLTPRGVRRDRSGASYRQEATASKPTLRASVLEQSIVVPDSQSTVVDAEPVEGDESTETD, from the coding sequence GTGACCGAAGTGGCGGTCACGGACGCGGTCGACGCCTACCTGCAGCGGAAAGCCGTCGGCGATCCGGACGGCTCGGGTGCCGGAGCGTACGCGTCCAACGCGGAATCGATCCTCCGCCGGTGGGCCGACTGGCTCGAGCGGGACCACGGACTGACCTCGCTGTTCGCACTCGAGGTCGAACACATGCGCGCGTACGCCGAAGAACTCCGGCGCAAAACCGGTCGCGGCGAGTACACAGCCTCGACCGCCGGAACGTACTACGCGGTCGTCCGGGCGTTCCTCTCGTGGTGCGTCCGCGGTGGGATCCTCGCGGACAATCCCGCCGCGACCGACCGCGCGGAGGCCGCGCTACCGACCGCCGACGAGCGACCGACGAGCGATTTCTGGACCGCGCGACAGCGTCGCGACCTCGAATGCTACGTCCGCGAACGGGCGCTCGATACCGGTCAGTCGATGCGCGAGCGACGCAGTCGACTGCGCGAGTACGCGATGGTTGCCGTCCTCGCCCACTCGACGGTCCGCGGCGCGGAGCTGTTCCGGGTCCCCGACGACGATCGCCGGGCGGGTGCAACGTGGGACGACGTCGATTTCTATACGGGGACGATCCGCGTCCTCGGGAAGTCCCAGCGACTCGAGGACGTTCCCCTCCCCGCCCGCGCCCGGACGCCGTTGCGACGCTACCGGGTCGTCCTCGATCCGCCGTCGAACGACTGGCCGCTGTTCCCGACGGCCCACGCGCCGTCGATCGCCGGTCGCGTGCGGTCCGTGCTGCGCGATCGAGGGTACGACGAGGAGACGATCGAGTCCCTGCTCGAGGACGCGACGGCGACGGAACTCGCTCGCGAGCGCTCGATCGCGCCGCCGGCGATCACCACCGAGGGGGCGCGGTCGGTGTTGCGCCGGCTCTGCGAGGGGGCCGGGATCGACGTCGACGGCGACTATCTGACGCCGCGGGGCGTCCGCCGAGATCGATCGGGGGCGTCGTACCGACAGGAGGCGACGGCGTCGAAGCCGACGCTTCGGGCGTCGGTGCTCGAGCAGTCGATCGTCGTTCCGGACTCCCAGTCCACGGTAGTGGATGCCGAGCCGGTCGAGGGAGACGAGTCGACGGAGACGGACTGA
- a CDS encoding glycerophosphodiester phosphodiesterase, whose translation MSDTTDERRTDHPDTSGSALRRRSFIVAAGASATGVVGTAGAFPGRGRETDGADDRRDDERDGDRFLDRTTDPDLIAHRGFAGLYPENTVGAVEAAARGGQSSYAPSRGADMIEIDVVPTADGDVVVFHDDRLAERDGGDRGLTDTAGVVWETDTETVTSADVLESGETVPRLRTVLEAIPSHVGVNVELKNPGSFDVRFAESLSGDDLETQKAIWHPFVARVLAVVDDFDHEVLYSSFYEAALATTRDASDSAVAPLLWNSVRDGVEIARRYDAEAIHPPYHMIRGTPFYADQHYEDDTGWSDIDLLDVAHEEGRDVNVFTLETWYQAERLAAVGVDGLISDHADVLRFGATN comes from the coding sequence ATGTCCGATACCACCGACGAGAGGCGAACCGATCATCCGGACACGAGCGGCTCCGCGCTCCGCCGACGGTCGTTCATCGTCGCGGCGGGCGCGTCAGCGACGGGAGTGGTCGGCACTGCCGGTGCATTTCCCGGTCGCGGGAGAGAGACCGACGGTGCCGACGATCGGCGAGACGACGAGCGAGACGGAGATCGATTCCTCGATCGCACGACCGATCCGGACCTGATCGCTCACCGCGGGTTCGCCGGGCTGTACCCCGAAAACACCGTTGGCGCTGTCGAGGCCGCGGCCCGCGGCGGGCAATCATCGTACGCGCCGTCCCGGGGTGCGGACATGATCGAGATCGACGTCGTCCCGACGGCCGACGGCGACGTCGTCGTCTTCCACGACGACCGGCTCGCGGAACGCGACGGCGGCGATCGCGGACTCACGGACACTGCGGGCGTCGTCTGGGAGACGGACACGGAGACCGTCACGAGCGCCGATGTCCTCGAGAGCGGGGAGACCGTCCCTCGCCTTCGGACCGTGCTTGAGGCGATCCCGAGTCACGTCGGCGTCAACGTCGAACTGAAGAATCCGGGCTCGTTCGACGTCCGGTTCGCCGAATCGCTTTCGGGGGACGACCTCGAGACACAGAAAGCGATCTGGCACCCGTTCGTCGCGCGAGTGCTCGCGGTCGTCGACGACTTCGATCACGAGGTCCTCTATTCGTCGTTCTACGAGGCGGCGCTGGCGACGACCCGCGACGCATCGGACTCTGCGGTCGCACCGCTGCTCTGGAACTCCGTTCGGGACGGCGTCGAAATCGCTCGACGGTACGACGCCGAGGCGATCCATCCGCCCTATCACATGATTCGGGGGACGCCGTTCTACGCCGACCAACACTACGAGGACGACACGGGCTGGTCCGATATCGACCTCCTCGATGTGGCCCACGAGGAAGGTCGGGACGTGAACGTCTTCACGCTCGAGACGTGGTACCAGGCGGAGCGGCTCGCAGCGGTCGGCGTCGACGGGCTCATCAGCGATCACGCTGACGTCCTCCGATTCGGCGCGACGAACTGA
- a CDS encoding winged helix-turn-helix domain-containing protein, which yields MSEDTDLSTLLAVLDDEYAREILTHTSVEPMSASTLSERCDASLPTIYRRLDRLEECHLVTEETELAPDGNHYSVYSANLDRLELSLDEGSFSLELTYREEDVADKFTRMWEGMR from the coding sequence GTGAGTGAGGACACCGACTTGTCGACGCTGCTCGCGGTGCTCGACGACGAGTACGCACGTGAAATCCTCACCCATACGAGCGTCGAACCCATGTCTGCCAGTACCCTGAGCGAACGGTGTGACGCCTCCCTCCCGACGATCTATCGGCGACTCGACCGACTCGAGGAGTGTCACCTCGTTACCGAAGAGACGGAACTCGCGCCGGACGGCAACCACTACAGCGTCTACAGTGCGAACCTCGACCGGCTGGAACTGTCGCTGGACGAGGGCTCGTTCTCTCTGGAGTTGACCTACCGCGAGGAAGACGTCGCTGACAAGTTCACGCGTATGTGGGAGGGGATGCGATGA
- a CDS encoding MMPL family transporter yields MIGIGIGVDYAIRIGERFLEEYRGGGSDHIASLRRTVRGTGGALLASATTTAAGFGVLALVPSLQRFGIITSVAIGYAFLASILVLPSLLAVWAMNTGDADTDADADTA; encoded by the coding sequence GTGATCGGGATCGGGATCGGCGTCGACTACGCCATCCGTATCGGCGAACGGTTCCTCGAGGAGTACCGCGGCGGCGGCAGCGATCACATCGCGTCACTTCGACGGACGGTGCGCGGAACCGGCGGCGCGTTGCTGGCCAGCGCCACGACGACCGCGGCCGGGTTCGGCGTGCTCGCGCTCGTCCCGTCGCTCCAGCGCTTTGGCATCATCACGAGCGTCGCGATCGGATACGCGTTCCTCGCGAGCATTCTCGTCCTGCCGAGTTTGCTCGCGGTCTGGGCGATGAACACTGGCGACGCCGATACGGACGCGGACGCTGACACCGCCTGA
- a CDS encoding Na(+)/H(+) antiporter subunit D has product MELELLSLAYPPLIVFVAALLVLVLPRIAGFAVGALSLAAVLAISLVAPGGQHLAGTFLGFEVVPFYVDDFSRMVGLGLGFLGVCSVIYAYSSEASRTLVAFALVYVSSSIGAAFAGDWLVLLFMWELMAVTSTLVVWHYGGEAVRAGFRYALFHGTGGVLVMMAVAIHYVETGTFVYTEAGIANGIPALLAVLGMGVNVAFIGFHTWLPDTYPRPHFAASVFLSVYTTKTSAFVLYRAFPVGGESDLSIYIAYMGGLMAVYGATFALLQHDMRALLSYHIQAQLGYIVAAIGIGSNLAVAGAMSHLFNNILFKSLLFMAVGVVIYRTGEEDLYDLGGLWREMPLTAIGFGLGALSITAIPGFNGYVSKGMIFDAANPGYYGQPEYQALYWLLWLGAIGTLLSFIKLGYYVFFHGESDLEVADAKPGQTVAMLGLGGACLLFGVWWQGLADLAPTIHGSHFAFSYYGGESNLHPYSPSHLETAGILTGVAAVAFVVVRKPLSKLDLGDPAMVVYPATYHLSRWTMLAVTETYAIVDATVVGAVKRCYWVGNNPVLAVDAAARRLPLVDVDERQPTDGGRPSTIHLRTSIGTSVLLLTLVLTVILWLLVV; this is encoded by the coding sequence ATGGAACTCGAACTCCTTTCACTGGCCTACCCGCCGCTTATCGTCTTCGTGGCGGCCCTGCTCGTGCTCGTCCTGCCGCGAATCGCCGGCTTCGCCGTCGGCGCGCTCAGCCTCGCGGCGGTGCTGGCGATCTCGCTGGTCGCCCCCGGAGGCCAGCACCTCGCCGGGACCTTCCTCGGGTTCGAAGTCGTCCCGTTCTACGTCGACGACTTCTCCCGAATGGTCGGCCTCGGCCTCGGCTTTTTGGGCGTCTGTAGCGTGATTTATGCGTACTCGAGCGAGGCGAGTCGAACGCTGGTCGCGTTCGCGCTCGTCTACGTCTCCTCGTCGATCGGGGCGGCGTTCGCGGGCGACTGGCTCGTCCTCCTGTTCATGTGGGAGCTGATGGCCGTCACCAGCACGCTCGTGGTCTGGCACTACGGCGGCGAGGCGGTCCGGGCCGGCTTCCGGTACGCGCTCTTCCACGGCACCGGCGGGGTGCTCGTGATGATGGCGGTCGCCATCCACTACGTCGAGACCGGTACGTTCGTCTATACCGAGGCTGGTATCGCTAACGGGATCCCGGCGCTGCTCGCGGTGCTCGGGATGGGCGTCAACGTCGCTTTCATCGGGTTCCACACGTGGCTTCCCGACACCTATCCGCGACCCCACTTCGCAGCCTCGGTGTTCCTCTCAGTCTATACGACGAAGACGAGCGCGTTCGTCCTCTATCGGGCGTTCCCAGTCGGCGGAGAGAGCGACCTCTCGATCTACATTGCGTACATGGGCGGCCTCATGGCCGTCTACGGCGCGACATTCGCGTTGCTCCAACACGATATGCGGGCGCTGCTGTCCTATCACATTCAGGCCCAGCTCGGCTACATCGTCGCCGCGATCGGGATCGGTTCCAACCTCGCCGTCGCCGGCGCGATGAGCCACCTGTTCAACAACATCCTCTTCAAGAGTCTGCTGTTCATGGCCGTCGGCGTCGTAATCTACCGGACCGGCGAGGAGGACCTGTACGACCTCGGTGGCCTCTGGCGCGAGATGCCCCTGACCGCGATCGGGTTCGGCCTCGGCGCGCTCTCGATCACCGCGATCCCGGGCTTTAATGGCTACGTCAGCAAGGGAATGATCTTCGACGCCGCCAATCCGGGCTACTACGGCCAGCCCGAGTATCAGGCGCTGTACTGGCTGCTCTGGCTCGGCGCGATCGGAACGCTGCTCTCCTTTATCAAGCTCGGCTACTACGTCTTCTTCCACGGCGAGAGCGACCTCGAGGTCGCCGACGCCAAACCCGGCCAGACCGTCGCGATGCTCGGCCTCGGCGGTGCCTGTCTCCTCTTCGGCGTCTGGTGGCAGGGGCTGGCCGACCTCGCGCCGACGATCCACGGGAGCCATTTCGCGTTCTCCTACTACGGTGGCGAGAGTAACCTCCATCCCTACAGTCCGAGCCACCTCGAGACGGCCGGGATCCTCACGGGGGTCGCGGCCGTTGCGTTCGTCGTCGTCAGAAAGCCGCTCTCGAAACTCGATCTCGGCGACCCGGCGATGGTCGTCTACCCCGCGACCTACCACCTCAGCCGGTGGACGATGCTCGCAGTGACGGAAACCTACGCTATCGTCGACGCCACTGTCGTCGGAGCCGTCAAACGATGCTACTGGGTCGGAAACAACCCCGTCCTCGCCGTCGACGCGGCCGCACGGCGGCTCCCGCTGGTCGATGTCGACGAGCGGCAGCCGACCGACGGCGGTCGCCCCTCGACGATCCACCTCCGGACGAGCATCGGGACGAGCGTCCTCCTGTTGACGCTCGTCCTGACGGTGATCCTATGGCTGCTGGTCGTTTGA
- a CDS encoding S9 family peptidase: MPDRHRIRIETAAAGRNPPELAAVHHEAPSDDWLVFCHGLRSDKSGSYEQRSRRAVAAGYNAVRFDCRGCGESDGEFVESTLEARLTDLRRVVDYFDPDSYALFGSSFGGKVAFHAGAADDRVEAIATRAPVTTTETFDEYRATVEREGEVIFDTGERLDRRFFDHLERYPFDDVASTLSVPVAIFHGGDDGVVDPADSFDAAQRLRNDVLVERFAGEGHRFSRAGEDRLLERLFGWLEWAVDRP, from the coding sequence ATGCCAGACAGACACCGAATCCGGATCGAAACCGCGGCAGCGGGACGAAATCCACCGGAACTTGCGGCCGTCCATCACGAGGCACCGTCCGACGACTGGCTCGTCTTTTGTCACGGCCTCCGGAGCGACAAATCCGGCAGCTACGAGCAGCGATCTCGCCGCGCGGTCGCGGCCGGTTACAACGCGGTTCGATTCGACTGTCGCGGCTGCGGTGAATCGGACGGTGAGTTCGTCGAGTCGACGCTCGAGGCTCGATTGACCGATCTCCGTCGCGTCGTCGATTACTTCGATCCCGACTCGTACGCCCTGTTCGGCTCGAGTTTCGGCGGGAAAGTCGCGTTCCACGCCGGAGCAGCCGATGACCGAGTCGAAGCGATCGCTACGCGAGCGCCGGTGACGACCACCGAGACGTTCGACGAGTATCGTGCGACGGTCGAACGCGAGGGCGAGGTAATCTTCGACACCGGCGAGCGCCTCGACCGGCGGTTCTTCGACCACCTCGAGCGGTATCCATTCGACGACGTCGCGTCGACGCTATCGGTTCCGGTCGCGATCTTCCACGGCGGGGATGACGGTGTCGTCGATCCCGCCGATAGCTTCGACGCCGCTCAGCGACTGAGGAACGATGTCCTCGTAGAGCGATTCGCGGGCGAAGGCCACCGATTTTCGCGGGCTGGCGAGGATCGGTTGCTCGAGCGGTTGTTCGGCTGGCTCGAGTGGGCGGTCGACCGCCCCTGA